A window of Apium graveolens cultivar Ventura chromosome 8, ASM990537v1, whole genome shotgun sequence contains these coding sequences:
- the LOC141678007 gene encoding 3-ketoacyl-CoA synthase 20-like translates to MVVKTMPLSEPQISRNNTNTMPNFLLSIKLKYVKLGYHYLISNVMYLLLIPLLAVISVHLSTFSVQDFVQIWNHLKFNLVTVVICSALIVFIAKLYFMRRPQKVYLLDFACYKPEPARMCTKELFIKRSVQNGSFTEENLAFQKKIVERSGLGQKTYFPEAVLEVPPNLSMAEARKEAEMVMFGAIDELLAKTGVKAKDIGVLIVNCSLFNPTPSLSSMVVNHYKLRGNILSYNLGGMGCSAGLISIDLAKQLLQVQPNSYALVVSMENITLNWYLGNDRSMLVSNCLFRMGGAAILLSNRASDVGRSKYQLVHTVRTHKGADDRCYDCVFQKEDKDNKIGVSLSKDLMAVAGEALKTNITTLGPLVLPMSEQILFFATLTARKIFKFKIKPYIPDFKLAFEHFCIHAGGRAVLDELEKNLELKEWHMEPSRMTLYRFGNTSSSSLWYELAYMEAKGRIRKGDRTWQIAFGSGFKCNSAVWRAMRTINPAKEKNPWTDEIDDFPVHVPRVTQMTS, encoded by the exons ATGGTTGTCAAAACTATGCCCCTTTCGGAACCCCAAATTTCGAGAAACAATACAAACACCATGCCGAATTTCCTCTTGTCGATTAAACTCAAGTATGTGAAACTTGGTTACCACTACTTAATTTCAAACGTCATGTATCTTCTTCTGATTCCATTACTAGCTGTTATTTCCGTTCATCTTTCGACATTTTCTGTACAAGATTTTGTACAAATATGGAACCACCTTAAATTCAATCTTGTGACAGTCGTAATATGCTCTGCTTTAATAGTATTTATAGCGAAACTTTACTTCATGAGGCGTCCTCAAAAGGTCTACCTACTTGACTTCGCATGTTACAAACCCGAGCCTGCGCGAATGTGCACAAAAGAGCTATTCATAAAAAGATCGGTGCAGAATGGAAGCTTCACGGAAGAGAACTTGGCATTTCAGAAAAAGATAGTTGAGAGATCAGGGTTAGGTCAGAAGACGTATTTTCCGGAAGCAGTTTTGGAAGTGCCTCCTAATTTAAGCATGGCTGAGGCCCGAAAAGAGGCAGAGATGGTCATGTTTGGGGCGATCGACGAGCTTCTGGCGAAAACAGGCGTGAAGGCCAAGGACATAGGTGTTCTTATTGTCAACTGTAGTTTGTTTAATCCGACACCTTCACTTTCGTCTATGGTTGTGAATCATTACAAGCTTAGAGGTAACATTTTGAGCTATAATCTTGGTGGTATGGGTTGCAGTGCTGGCCTAATTTCTATAGATCTCGCCAAACAACTTTTGCAG GTGCAACCAAACTCCTATGCCCTTGTTGTAAGCATGGAAAACATAACATTGAACTGGTATCTTGGTAACGACAGGTCAATGCTTGTCTCCAACTGCCTCTTCCGGATGGGTGGAGCTGCAATTCTCCTTTCTAACagagcatctgatgttggtcGTTCAAAATATCAGCTCGTCCACACTGTACGCACTCACAAAGGTGCTGATGACAGATGCTACGACTGTGTGTTCCAAAAAGAGGATAAAGACAACAAAATTGGTGTGTCGTTATCAAAAGACTTGATGGCCGTGGCAGGGGAGGCCTTGAAAACCAACATCACGACTCTAGGGCCCTTAGTCCTTCCAATGTCCGAACAAATTTTATTTTTTGCAACATTAACCGCTAGAAAAATCTTTAAATTCAAGATCAAGCCCTACATTCCAGATTTTAAGCTAGCGTTCGAACATTTCTGCATTCATGCTGGAGGAAGGGCTGTATTAGACGAGTTAGAGAAGAATCTTGAACTTAAAGAATGGCACATGGAGCCTTCAAGAATGACGCTGTACAGGTTTGGTAACACTTCTAGTAGCTCGTTGTGGTATGAATTGGCATATATGGAGGCTAAAGGGAGGATCCGAAAGGGCGATCGGACCTGGCAGATTGCATTCGGATCGGGTTTCAAGTGCAACAGCGCGGTCTGGCGAGCCATGAGGACCATCAATCCTGCTAAGGAAAAGAATCCTTGGACTGATGAAATTGATGACTTTCCGGTGCATGTCCCTAGAGTTACACAAATGACTTCTTGA